From the Chanos chanos chromosome 7, fChaCha1.1, whole genome shotgun sequence genome, the window ATAGATAAGTAAATGAAGAAAGGCTGAATGGAAATGATTACATCCACATCATGAATATCGATTCTTAGAAGTGATTATTTCTTttgagtctttgtgttttttaagcTGTTTCAATACGATCAGACTTAAATGGCTCTACTGATCTCCTACCCCTCCAGGTGAGCTATGTTGTTTCTAAGATCCTGGCCTCAGCTTGCTGCCTGCTGATCATGACAGCTATTCTGACCACACGGTCTACGCCTCTCATCTTGGCCGGTATGGCAGTGGAGTGTTACATCTCCATCTGCTTCCCACTGCACTACAGCCACCTCTGCACTGTGCAACGTACTTTGTggctcatcatcatcatcctggtGCTGTCGGCCGCCCCGCCAATCACTGACCTCCTCATCTCGCTCATCAAGGAGCCCCCTGACTTCTTCCACACTTCTATTTTCTGTGACCACTCACTGCTCTTTCGCGACCGTTCCATATACtacaaaaactgtgtttttgacaccacatatttctcttttgtcttcttcACTCTCTTGTACACATACTGTAAGATCATGCTAACAGCACGAGCTGCCTCCACCGACCTGGTTTCGGTGAAAAAGGCTCGAAACACAGTGTTGCTCCATGGTGTGCAACTGTTGCTGTGCATGCTGGCTTTTGTGGTCCCTTCCATGCAAACCCCGCTCATCCAGCTGTTCCCCCGATATGGCCTTGAAATACGTTACGTCAACTTCCTGCTGGTCTACATCATCCCACGCTTCCTAAGCCCCATGATCTATGGGTTCAGGGATGAGAAGTTTCGTAAGTACTGGACCAGGTACCTGAGCTGCAGGGTCATGAGAGTAAGGCCGTCCAAACTGGTCACTCTAAAACTTGGGCTGCAGTTGTAGTGTTGACTGTGATATGTGAATGTACTTTACATTCAGAATGAGCATGTGTatcatgaaaaaaatatgactgaaaAGGTTTTTAGGTGGGTTTTGTTACTGAACAGGGAGAAGAATCGGTGCAAACGATGAAATGCAGTACGCGCAATGGACTGTTTAATGAAATGAGGGAGTTGTGACTTATCCTGCCATCTAACAATTGGACCGGGCAACAATCAGACAGCTAATTGCATATATGTCTGGGAAAATGTCTAGAAAATATAAACTGAAAGCAGGCACAGTACAACAGCCATAATTattacagctgtgtgtatgttacataaagaaatgttttcGAAAGCCATcttattcttttatttccaccccaccccaccccccctatTTTCTCCACTCTGTACCAAAAAAGCCATTACCACCAGTCATCAAAGAAGAAATTTAAAGGCATTTATCTACACACTGCCATTAAAAGAACTTCTTATGATCTTGTTTTATGATTGAATATTATTGTGATTATTGCATGACCTGAGTTATGGATATCTTAGTATTGGAATGAACATTATGATGTTGCCAAAACTCTCTGGACTATCATCTTTTTTTGGTCACCATTTAATGAAACTTAAAATCACGTTACACTTAATATTTGGATTATGGTTATATAAATCAGGGCATTTATCAGTAACAATGTTGCTTCTATAATATTACCTCATTAAGATgcataaaaaacacagagcacacatttTTGTACTCTGCTACTGCATTGTATTGGATAAAACAACAGAGTAGTTAAAGTACAtccatgaaaaacacaaaatgcctGTATGAACAAATGCGTGTGTGATTTACATgtcagcaacacaaacactcttgcTGATTTGCTAATTTAACCCCAGTGTAGTGGCagtatcagagaaaaaaaagatgaaatccATGGCCTACTTTGAAATTTTCACTTCCCTCCTGAGGTCACCACCcatttaacaaacaaatgaggAGGAATCATGTGCATAAATAAGCAGCTACCCACTCCGTCCAGTTTAACTGTGGGGGGACACTGTGAAGGGTAAGTGTGGCTGTCTGCTTGATAGCATGTGTCAAATATACAGGCATCtaatttttacacattttaaatatgtcaCTCAGATTTGGGTCATGCTTTAAAAAACAGTAAGTCAGTGTTTTGACGTTTATATTTTGGATATGttaaagataataataataacaatccTCATTCCAAAACTACTATAAACAGAAGAGCTATATAGAGTCTACATTAGAGAATGAGCAAAGTGTTTTAGTCTGATttcatgaatttatttatttattttgcattcctaatgataaatgacaaaaaatatttattacattttacagtatGTTATGATAATTATTACCATGTTTGCTACATACTAATGGataaaaacataacagtaataataataacataatttTCAATGGCTAAACTGATCTACCTCTTGCAAAGTAAAGGGTTCAAAGCTATTTTCTATTTGTTTAACAGTGAAAACCCTGAAAATTTCAGGAGAACCCTGCATAACGATGAATTTGAGTGGACCGATTGAAGAGTTCCATATTGTTTTCATCAGAAATTTCACATCGGTACTTCTGGGCATTATTATCAACTACATTAACGGGACTCTGGTGTTTACTTTCTTTAAGAACTCCATTTTCTACACAGACCCCAGATACATCCTGTACATTCACCTTGTCATCAACGACATAATCATGTTAACAATAGCAGTGGGATTACAGGTGGTAACCTATGCCATGCCGTATTTCAGGGTGTCAGTCTGTTGTGTAATTCTTCTGCTTGCTTCAACAACAACTAAGAACACTCCACTAAACCTGGCTGGTATGGCTATAGAGCGCTACATTGCCATTTGCAAACCATTACACCACCCTCAGATCTGCACTGTGCACAGGACTTACATCCTCATATTCCTGATTTGGATTGTGTCAGTCATCCCCGAAATAGGTGATATTTTCAT encodes:
- the LOC115816112 gene encoding odorant receptor 131-2-like, with amino-acid sequence MVAMLVWLALSVINGSMVGTFLRHSIFYEDPRYIMFIYMVINDAVQLTLVTALYVVSYVVSKILASACCLLIMTAILTTRSTPLILAGMAVECYISICFPLHYSHLCTVQRTLWLIIIILVLSAAPPITDLLISLIKEPPDFFHTSIFCDHSLLFRDRSIYYKNCVFDTTYFSFVFFTLLYTYCKIMLTARAASTDLVSVKKARNTVLLHGVQLLLCMLAFVVPSMQTPLIQLFPRYGLEIRYVNFLLVYIIPRFLSPMIYGFRDEKFRKYWTRYLSCRVMRVRPSKLVTLKLGLQL